A single Mangrovimonas sp. YM274 DNA region contains:
- a CDS encoding NAD(P)/FAD-dependent oxidoreductase yields MIKTDILIIGAGPTGLFTVFEAGLLKLKCHLIDALPQPGGQCSEIYPKKPIYDIPGFPEILAGDLTNNLLEQGKQFEPGFTLGERAETIEKLEDGSFIVTTNKGTKHHAPVVAIAGGLGSFEPRKPLIENISYYEDKGVEYFIKDPEVYRNKKVVISGGGDSALDWSIFLADVAEEVTLVHRRNEFRGALDSVEKVQELKLLGKINLVTPAEVTALHGNSKLEGVTIIKDGEKILHEADHFIPLFGLSPKLGPIGDWSLEIEKNAIKVDTLDYQTNIPGIFAIGDVNTYEGKLKLILCGFHEATLMCQSAYKIINPGKKYVLKYTTVSGVDGFDGTRKEAPKAVVQAIN; encoded by the coding sequence ATGATAAAAACAGATATATTGATTATTGGAGCAGGACCAACGGGGTTGTTCACAGTTTTTGAAGCTGGATTATTGAAATTGAAGTGTCATTTAATTGATGCATTGCCACAACCAGGAGGACAATGCTCGGAGATATATCCTAAGAAACCAATCTACGATATTCCGGGATTTCCGGAAATATTGGCTGGAGATTTAACCAATAATTTATTGGAACAGGGCAAACAATTTGAACCTGGGTTTACTTTGGGTGAACGTGCAGAAACCATTGAAAAGCTCGAAGACGGAAGTTTCATTGTAACCACCAATAAGGGGACTAAACACCATGCCCCTGTGGTGGCTATTGCGGGAGGTTTGGGGTCGTTCGAGCCTAGAAAACCCTTGATTGAAAACATTTCCTATTACGAAGATAAAGGTGTGGAGTATTTTATCAAGGACCCGGAAGTGTACCGCAACAAGAAAGTGGTGATTTCAGGCGGAGGAGATTCTGCTTTGGATTGGAGTATTTTTTTGGCGGATGTAGCCGAAGAGGTCACTTTGGTCCATAGACGAAATGAATTCCGTGGTGCTTTGGATTCCGTAGAAAAAGTACAAGAGTTAAAGTTGTTGGGGAAAATCAATTTGGTGACTCCAGCAGAGGTGACTGCCTTGCATGGCAATTCCAAATTAGAGGGTGTAACGATTATCAAGGATGGTGAAAAAATATTGCATGAAGCCGATCATTTTATTCCTTTGTTTGGTTTGTCTCCAAAATTAGGGCCTATAGGCGATTGGAGTTTGGAAATTGAAAAAAATGCCATCAAAGTAGATACCTTGGATTACCAAACCAATATTCCTGGAATCTTTGCCATTGGAGATGTAAACACTTACGAAGGTAAATTGAAGTTGATACTTTGTGGGTTCCATGAAGCGACTTTAATGTGCCAATCGGCTTATAAAATCATCAATCCGGGTAAAAAGTATGTCTTGAAATATACTACAGTAAGTGGTGTTGATGGTTTTGACGGCACGAGAAAAGAAGCTCCAAAAGCTGTAGTACAGGCTATAAATTAA
- the epsC gene encoding serine O-acetyltransferase EpsC: MAYKLRLKDDIATFTKRLFYALFDEEEVQQKELKVLRQVFLDVVSQLNVQDGNEIWDAFSNKIPSIKKRIELDALATEKNDPACKSLEEIYLAYPGFHAIAIHRLSHELFKLNVPIVARMMSECVHGKTGIDIHPGATIGDSFFIDHGTGIVIGETSIIKNNVKIYQGVTLGGIQVKKSLSNTKRHPTIEDNVTIYANATILGGDIVIGANSIIGANVWITQSVPENSLVTYQSEIKISTRNK; the protein is encoded by the coding sequence ATGGCATATAAACTTCGCTTAAAGGACGATATCGCGACTTTTACAAAACGGCTCTTCTATGCATTATTTGATGAGGAAGAAGTTCAGCAAAAAGAATTGAAAGTACTGAGACAGGTGTTTTTGGATGTGGTATCGCAATTGAATGTTCAAGATGGTAATGAAATTTGGGACGCTTTTTCAAACAAGATTCCTTCTATTAAAAAACGAATAGAATTGGATGCTTTGGCTACCGAAAAAAACGATCCGGCTTGTAAAAGTTTGGAAGAAATTTATTTGGCCTATCCAGGATTTCACGCTATTGCCATTCATCGTTTGAGTCATGAACTTTTTAAGTTGAATGTGCCTATCGTGGCAAGAATGATGAGTGAGTGTGTGCATGGGAAAACAGGAATTGATATCCATCCGGGAGCGACCATTGGAGACTCGTTTTTTATAGACCACGGAACAGGAATTGTGATTGGAGAAACTTCTATCATAAAAAATAATGTAAAGATTTATCAAGGAGTAACGCTTGGAGGGATTCAGGTGAAGAAGAGTTTGTCCAATACCAAAAGGCACCCAACCATTGAGGATAATGTCACCATTTATGCCAATGCCACAATTTTGGGGGGAGACATTGTGATTGGAGCTAACAGTATTATTGGAGCCAATGTTTGGATAACCCAATCGGTTCCGGAAAATTCATTGGTGACCTATCAGTCAGAAATTAAAATCAGTACACGCAACAAATGA